The DNA window CTCTTTTGTCTTTCAACGTCTCGACTTTCTTCTCGAAACCTGAAACCATTCTTCTATAGCGGCAAACATAGCTGAAATTACGTCTAATTTTTTGGAACATGTTGCTGAAAACTCCGGTAACAAGGTTGCCAGCAGCGCCCGTAATAATTTCCatgctctgtttttttttttctttttgagaatGGGGGTGTTCAAAAGCAAAAAGCGACAGGGAAGGAATAACAGAGGGAGAGCAGATTCAAGTAAAAAGGAAACAAGGAAACTGTTGTTCCAAACTCCAAGCTAATGCAGAGCAGAAGATGGTAAGATATTGTATCATAAGAAATCAACAAAGTTGCAGAGAAGACAAAGAGTGAAGTATTGAAAAGAGTTGATTTTGTGGATCAGGAAAAATAAAATGGACTAAACGTAGCTAAGATCGGAAAAGGAATAGAGGAGAAAAGAGATGTGGGTATTGAGTAGGCAGTAGAGGATGtgtaaatatcttaaaatttGATAATGGAGAGATGAAGCCAGAAATTGACGTGGAAACTCTATTATTTTAACTACCACAATTCACCTATGACTTTCACCATTGTGGACATTCAACTTCTTCAATTATGGCATAATGAATAATTTGGTACtctaattttccaaaaaaattatattttttataaaatcactgcAAAATAGATggaatgaccaaaatgaaaatgacataaaataaaaatataaacataatatgaacataaTTTTACATGTATAATTAATCGCCGTTAAAGATATAACACTTGATTGACCCATTAAAATATAAACCcattaaaaaaactatataaacCTTTTAAGTTAtcttcattattttaaatataaaatatttattttacatcataaaaattaaaaatatttataaattaaataaaaattaggttTGGTTAACTgctttttttaacttatattcaaAATCGTTCAAACACTTCTATTCGGATTAGCTTTCGTTCTCTAAAATTTTCTTCCTCAACCATACTCATTTGTAAAGTGAAGCCGGCatgacaaatttaaaaaaaaaaaaatttgtataaattttcGTTAACACATGCACACACAACAAGCAAACAATCCCTACGATCTTAACCTGTGACATTGGTTGTAAGGTGAACACTTCTAATAATTGTGCCAATAACGGAATTCCAAAAATTCTAATTTtctaaagaatttaaaaattaagagagGGACCTATTTATACCGAtgtaaattttaacaattttgccattgaattttttaaatttattcaatatttatatcatatcgatctaaaatatcatttatattaatatatatttaatggttgaaagttttttttttaacataaaacgAATAgttagatatttttaatttatatcaaacTTGACATACATAATCTACATGAACCAAGAATGAAATATAACAGTTAGATTGTTAATATATTAATCGTATAGAATGTTATTGAAGTGTGTAAAATCACTTTAGTTTTACGTCTATTTTATGTTACATAgcaacaaatattattttgagagtatttatgttttttatattttataaatctagaaaaatacaTACACATAATGTGAGTCATTTGATTTTAACTTAAGATAACTGGAAATTCATTATTTCAATTACTAACCAAAAATAAACTTCATTATCTCAATTTTACCTTCTTTTTTTGAAATATCAATGTTACCATTTCAATCAAAGCCACATTTGATTTTAGTGTAAATTATATTGTTGTTCACTCTAAAATAGCgttgtttctattttggtcactcttttatttttgttaatataGTCACACTATTTAAGATAATTGCTCGAATAAGTCACTGCTGTTAAAAATTTCGTTAATCCACTAACGAATTGCTAACGTGGTATTTACTAAAGCTAGGGATCTCTCTATAATTAGTTCAAGACACTTTTTTAGTTTATTTGCAACATAAGAATCCTTAATCCACATCACCGCCCAACACACACCGTCCCCATCTTTATCACTCCTAACTCCACCACCGCGGCACCATAAGATCCCTGTAGCAAAGCATTTCACAACATCTTAACATAAACTAAAATACTTTCTCTAAATTTTGCCTTTTTTAATGGAGGTCGATTTTTGTACCCATAATATAAATTGGATATGGTATTTTATCGTTAAGTTTAATTTCATTTCCTTCATGATAATATAATGGCTTAGTATTATAATATTCAATCAAACCAAaaacttgaaaaatgaaattatgcTTTCAATTAGTTCTGAATTTTTGATGATTAGTTTCCAATTTTATAAGCAGGTTTTAGAAATTATAAGAAGAAATATAAAACACAGCTCCAAAACAGAGGGTGCACTGGCATTGATTCAGGTCAATTCTCtgaattatttctcaaatttaaaactaGTCCCTAAAGTTTAGAACAATCTAATTAAGTTATTTACTACAGAGATCTTATTGTGTGAGGGCAGTGAAGTGAGGAGAGATAGAGATGAGGGCAAggtgtgtaacagcccattttcagtgatgtcgaaaattaaacatattaccattcaaccaatagcttgacacttgcctaagtatcaaacaacaacacttgtaagcatacttgaacatatttcatataatttcaacatCAATAATCTTATTATcacaacatgtcacacttgagtttattactcgtctcaacttacataatttccatgtatcaacatatcaagatattgatatatatacatatcatgatacatatcattctcttaccatttcttcatatacatatattatccAAGACAACTCCCGATATTTTACCATTCGAAGAATGACTTACGAATTTGAGTACATCGTTAACAGAAGCTCGAAAGCTGAACAACAGCTtgtaagagctaaacagaaactcataagggttgaacagaagctcataaaagctgaacggaaactcatatgagttaaacaaAAGCTCATTAGAGCTGAATGAAAACTCATAagagttaaacagaagctcaaaagagttgaacgaaaactcatatgagttaaacagaagctTGTAAGAGCTAAATGGAAAAtaaaacacgagagttcgcaacaactACTGAACCTCGATTTACTTGTGTAATTTTCTGCCATTTTCCTCCAATGCTGTAATGCGCCACAaaacgaatgtactcaaatcccgcATTCCATTTAATctgaatattcaattcaaattataatttcaacaataattcattctcaacaatagaataaatacataatatcacccatcaaatcaatataattattaacgtataatcatatgaacttacctggttaaattgcagaaataccaataTTCAGgggcattttagaaattttctattttcctcgatttttcactcgaccttgatctaaattaataatttcattcaatatattaatttagaaaataaaataattcatttcctGCAGTATGGTCATTTtggaatttttacaaaattgcccttaaatatttacttttattcaatttagtccctgagccaaacacatgcaaattaaccatttttaatgcaaaatcatgctagctaaatattcatggcattcaatacatcccattttaacaataatttcacaaaaaaatccttttatttgtactaatttaacaaattaatccttaatcaaaaaattcatcaaaatcacttaacaaaatacttttaaataacaactaaaatCTCAAGTTAATAATTTAGCATAAAAAAtcatatagattcatcaatggcaacatccaaaatctttaacaaaatcaaaaactaagggtctgtttgattggcagtaaaatgttttccgtaaaatgatttctggaaaatgttttacttttctgtaaaatgatttactggaaaatattttctagtgtttgattgaatctgtgtaaaatattttctgctgtttgacagatttcctgaaaatattttccggaaaagttgtttttacatatattaataaatttatatacatattaataaatttttatattttaaattatttttacacatattgcaatgatttatttataaataaattttttattaataaaagtttttatctaattaaattccaaatgttCATCTATTTGTAGATTATACCGATTTGATTTTACTTCTTCattattaaaacatttatttgtatttaaattttatattaatttgattctaCTTTTATCCAATCTGATTCTTGTGATACATATATTTAACAtgggatttaaattaaaataaaaaatactgtaattattagaaaatttcatttttttaaaaactagtaTATTGTATTAACTCGTACTAAATGATATGTCAAACTTAAATTGctacattaatatatattgggTAACTAATGCAAGTGTAATATGCAATTAAAAGCTAGAATTTAAATGTTACCAACACAAAAAATAAAGACgagataataaaaattattgaaaaagaaaaacaaaacagtAATCCATAGCACAACAAGAAACTAGTTATATTGTTGTTCTCTTTTTTCTatccaaacccaaaacaaaacatcaaaaccGCATTTAGTACTACCAAAGTCTTTTATGGTTCCATCTAagatttgaaataaatgaatttgaaaCTACTTAGGACCAATGTCTTTGAGAGCACATATCTGCTCTTCCCCTATTGCAGACATAACAGACACAACCAGGTCTTTCCCCTCAGCAAAACCATCCATGATCTGCAATCACACCAAAACAcatgaatgtaaaattatataactACCATCTTCATGATATGTAAATTGGAaccaacatttttttttgttctagtATTAGATACACTTGAATTAGTATGCCAAGAGATTAACTTACCTCCTTACATTCTTGTTCTATTTCCTCATACGTCAATGCTAGCTTCTTTaccacattttcttttgtttgttcaATTGTCTGTAAAAGATCACAGAAATAGTAGTTAAAACCATCCACTATAGTTACCATATCTGGACTACAAACAGCAGCGACATACTTTTGCAAAGACTTTCGctcatgtttcacatttttatcaAAGACAGTTAAGGGCAAAGTAAGCAACCAACTAACCTTACTCAGTAAATCAGAGAGTTTTTTCATCTTGGCCTCCATCAATGCAATATGTTTCAGACTGTTAATGTCTTGTGAAACTGCAGTAGACCCATTTTGTCAAGGTCCGTGTGAGCCTTTTGCAAAATGTTagcaaataattcatttttaacttttaggCTGTTAGCAAAATATTTCAAGTACATATCAAATAATTCCGTCAAAAATCTCAAACAATAATGCCTTTGGGGTTCTGGCAAAGTGAAAAGCTTGACATGTAATTGCAATGGATCTTAAAACCCACATTACATCAATTAAAACAGAAGAGTACTCTGAGGTTACAAATGAATTCCAaatccaaattttcaaattaatgttTCCAAACATAGCATAAATGAACACAATCACAGCATAAGAATTTATAGCCAGAACCgcataatatttttcattctcaAAATAACTAATTACTTTGAAAGTAACCAGCAAGATAAAATGTTTACAGTGACAACATCAGATGATACAATAGCAACATGTTTCTTCATTTTTCACTCTTGAATACAACTTGGTCATGCATTTgcctaaaagaaatggaaaacacacATTTCTAAGCACTGAACTGAAGAGGTTGGAGTCACTACAACAAAAAAAATGTCTAGCAATGATGAAAATAATCAAAGAGGTACAAGTCGTGTGAGTTAAGATAATGTCTAACAACCCGGTAAAATTATAGCAGCACATATATAAAAGAACAATACAGTTCAGCTAGTACAACATGAGAAAAATGACTATATTTTCCTAAAAGAATATGAGGTTCAATAAGGTTCCTCGCATCATAAGGCCAAGAAATTATAGAAGAAAAAGACAGAAATCGATGAAATATAAACCTCTCATTtgctttattattatatgaaaaaaagacaaaaatcgTTCACAAAAGGAGTGTGAGGAAGATTTTCATATTTGTATGCTGCAAGGCGATTTTGTGTGATTTGCTCAGTTGAAACTTTGTTTTCAGCACAATGTGACAAGTCAACATGTATTGTTTTGCTTAGTgataaataatatgtttttttaagttACATCAAGGAATGAGCATGATTTCTTGAAAACCAAGTCCTGCAAACAAGTGAAGCCAGAGAAAAGACCTTATGTAACACCATTAGACCACAGTCCATGCACAAGAAAACCAAACAgtctaaaaagaaaggaaatattaATAAAGGAACTCAAAACGGACATTGACTTCTCTAAAAAAGGATCTCAGCTCGTCCAATGACTTCTCAAAACTTCCATACATTCTAATGGATAACCTTAGCCACTTCGAAATATGTGCTCTATTCTAATGACTGAGATGATTAATTGGGATAAATTTGTATCCGAATTCGAAGCCATACTCATACAGCCATTCATCTTGAATGAGGCACACCCTTACTCTATTTTCCTATGGTAATAATTTCATAGTGCTAAAATCAAAATGGACAATTCAAGCAAAGCAAATCACTGATACAGAAATCAAAGTTAACAtactgaaaataaaaagaaagaggaCTGTCTATGGTTAAGGAAATTAAAATAAGCATCAATTTTATTATGACTAGTGAGGACTTACATGCCATCAATATGACATTCACCATTGGGGAAGGAGCAATTGCAGGTGACAGTACTGTTGTTAATGGCCTCAGGCACATTTGGCGGCGGCGGTGGAGTAAACCAACTTGACTTATTGTTGCAAGGGTTTTCATTGTAATTCCAATCCTTCTTCCCAAGTTCTGTTGCTATCTCACGAAGAGCTCTTACTGCAAAcccagaaagaaaagaaaaaatatttgagAAGCAATTGGAGGAACTAGTATTGGGTTGGTACAAATTTACAAGCAAATCACAGGATAATTCTAAACACTCAAGTACATACTCAAATGAACCAAACCTGCAATTTACTGTTTGGTTGAGATTAGTTAAGAAACAATGAAAGAAAAGTGGACTGGAACAGAGTAAAGTCTTGGAATATGAAGAGGAAATTTCCAATATCAGCTAGTAAAGAAATACTGTTAATCTTTAACACAACCTGAAGCAAGAAATAAGTTGCAAAGCTGTGCTAACTTACCTTCATAATCTGGAGGATAGGGCGGCTCCACTTGGGCTTCAACCATCTGTATATAACCAAAATATAACCAAAACATCATCCAGCAAGAAAAGTCGCCCAAATAGGAGGCGAATAGCCCAATAGATAATCTGTAATCTTCATC is part of the Gossypium hirsutum isolate 1008001.06 chromosome D11, Gossypium_hirsutum_v2.1, whole genome shotgun sequence genome and encodes:
- the LOC107925729 gene encoding probable LRR receptor-like serine/threonine-protein kinase At1g07650 isoform X2; this encodes MTSSGSSLIQMVEAQVEPPYPPDYEVRALREIATELGKKDWNYNENPCNNKSSWFTPPPPPNVPEAINNSTVTCNCSFPNGECHIDGIFTRH
- the LOC107925729 gene encoding probable LRR receptor-like serine/threonine-protein kinase At1g07650 isoform X1, which gives rise to MTSSGSSLIQMVEAQVEPPYPPDYEVRALREIATELGKKDWNYNENPCNNKSSWFTPPPPPNVPEAINNSTVTCNCSFPNGECHIDGMLTRTLTKWVYCSFTRH